CAATCAGCAGCGCCACTTTGCGGTTTGTCGGCTCGCGCCCGCCCGAATCGGTGCTGGCAACAAGATCCTGCAATTCCTCGTCGGAAAAGCGGCGGTCGCTTTCAGGCGTTTGCGACATGGTGTGTCCTTCGAAATGTCCGGAAAGGAAAGGCGCGACCACACCCCAAGGCGGGCCGCGTCCCCGTTCATGGCCCCCGACAGGCGGGAACCATGCAGATCACATCAGCCCAGGGCTGCTTAGTCCATCAGGCCCGCTTCACGGTAATAGCGTGCCGCACCGTCATGGATCGGGGCAGAGTTGCCATCGGTGACCATGGTCTGTGCATCGAGAATGTCGAGCGCAGGGTGCAGCGCCTTGAACTGGTCCAGATTCTCGAAGATCGCCTTGACGACATTGTACATCACGTCATCCGACACGGCGGTCGAGGACACAAAGGTCGCGCCCACACCGAAGGTGGTCACGTCTTCCTCGTTGCCGCGATACATACCACCGGGGATGGTGGCCATGCGGTAATAGGAATTCTCCTCGACCAGCCCGCGGATCGCGTCATTGTCCACGTTCACCAGCACGGTGTCGCAGGCGGTTGTCGCTTCCTGAATGGCGCCCGACGGGTGGCCGACGGTGTAGACAATCGCGTCCACATTGTTGTCGCACAGCGCCAGCGACTGCTCGGCGGGCGGCAATTCGGTGGCTTGCGCGAAGGTGTCCACGGTCCAGCCCATCGCTTCCATCACCACGTCCATAGTGCCGCGCTGACCGGAGCCGGGATTGCCGATATTCACGCGCTTGCCAGCGAGGTCATCGAAATTGGTGATGCCCGCATCGGCGCGTGCGACCACGGTGAAGGGTTCCGGGTGCAGCGAGAACACGGCGCGCAGGTCTTCGAACGCGCCGTTTTCTTCAAAGCTGGACGAGCCGTTGGCAGCATGGAACTGCCAGTCCGACTGCGCGACGCCGAATTCCAGCTCGCCCGAGCGGATGGCGTTGATGTTGAAGATCGACCCGCCGGTCGATTCCACGCCGCAGCGAATGCCGTGTTCCGCGCGGTCACGGTTGACCAGGCGGCAGATCGCGCCGCCCGCGGGGTAATACACACCGGTCACGGCGCCGGTGCCGATGGAAATAAAGGTCTGGTCTTGCGCCATTGCGGCCCCGCCCAAAGCGGTTGAAAAGGCGAAAACGCCGGCTGTCAGATGTTTGGTCATAGTATCCTCCGGGTTGAGTGTGCCGCCACTGAGCGGGCGGCTTGCAGGGCGCGCGGATGGCAGAGTTTCCCCTGCGACCATGCGCCCCATAGGGTTAGAGGACGATGACGGGCCGCGAGAGTCAAGCGGGGCGGCCTAAAAAACAGGCGGTTTACCTTGGGTCAGCCCGCTTCGACGCCCCTGCCCGTTTGCGCGCCAGAGCGCCAGCACCGTCGCGGGCGGTGGCGCTGCTATGGGTGGATCTAGGCACTTTATGGAAGCCAAGCCCCTCCTTAGAAGATCAGCGCACAGACGGACACCAAAGCGCCGCCGCGTGGGGCCGCGACGGCGCTGGCGCGGCGGGCTTCGCCCTTGATTCCGCGCAGTTGTGCAGGAACTATTGGTTCTTGCGACAATATAGCTAAGGCAATTTGATCGGCACTTCTTTTGTTCCTTCTCCTCGCCAACCAGTCAACCTCCTACGATCAGCCATTTTTCCCCGATAACCAACCAAGTAAAATGTGAATACCTCAACAAGCCATTGACACATCACCCATAGTTCTACTAGTTCAAAGCCATTGCGCGCAAACGATTTCTTCTCAGAGTGGATAATTGAGTTTCTCGCTTCTGAAAGAATAGTGAAACCATCTATTCCGTTATTTTGATAGGAAAATTCTTTCAACCCAATAGCTTGCTCTAGTGGATCAGATTGCAGCTTTATGAATGCTGCACAAGCGCGTGCTCTATCTGCAAATTTTCCACGTTGAAGCAAGTCAGCGCTCCATTTGGCATGCTCCCTAAGAATATGGTGAACCAATATCTCTAGTGCACTGAATGATGATATGAGAGCAAGTGAAAGGCTCGTATCTCTTGACGAGTTGGAAGCTCTATAGAAGTCGGACGAATACGTTAGAGGCAAATTCGAAGGCTCTGAATCAAGAAATTCATGATATGCTTTCGCAAAAAAACCAAATTCATTCTCCATTTCGATATCAAACCAATTCGAAGGGCGTGGAAAACGATCAAACTTTGAAAAACCAAGGAGCCAAAAATGTTCGGTCTCATCGCCTCTGCATTCCACATGCCCGACACCAACACCATTCCCGGATGCAAACGTTAAAACCTTAGACGCACGCCAAATTTCTTTCCATGCGGAACTATAGTCCACAGCATATTTTTCTTCAAAACGCGCCGTAAGAAGACCGGTAGGTATTACTTTACCAGAAATGCTTTCTTTGTCCTTAATTTGACTTTGAACGCTACTAAAAGGCTGATATTTATAATTTACACCATTGGCTTCCCACTCTAAGCCACGCTGATTGAAAAACACCAAAGGTCCATTTAGAATGACAGCACAAGCTTCTTTAACTTGACAAGGTCTTCCGAACAGCAATGGTTCCGATGTTGGCCCAAACTTTAGTATTGTTCTGTCATCACTACTATAGGTTTGACTTAAGCAAAGGAATTTGCCTTCCAAAAAACTCGATCCAAAGGATATAGCGTTATCAAAGTTTTCAAGTGCAATTGAAACATCATCACACTCTAGAATAAACCTAGTCTTCCAATCTCGGGTATAACGAAAGGCTGATTTCGTTATACCCATCTTCTCGACTTCGGGAGCAGCATTAACGAAGTTAAAGTTAATATCGCTCAAATTCTCACCATCAATGCCGTCAAAGCTTTCGAGTGTATACATTTTTAACCATATTGATAGTTTCTTCACGAAGTTCCAGAACTGAACCAGCTAGCCGGGCCATCCCCTCACCCCAACCTCTCCTCCACCACCCCCACATACCAGCTTGCCCCATAGGGGATCACCTCGTCGTTGAAGTCGTATTGCGGGTGGTGCAGGCCCGGCCCGTCGCCCGCGCCCAGCACGATATAGGCTCCGGGGCGGTCTTGCAGCATATAGGCGAAATCCTCGCCGCCCATGTTGAACCCGGCTTCCACGCATTGCCCCGACACGTCCAGCGCCGCCGCGCGGGCATACTCGGTATGTTCCGCATGGTTGACCATCACCGGGTAGCCGCGCAGGAATTCCACCTCTGCCACCGCGCCAAAGGCCTGCGCGGTCCCCTCGGCCAGCGCGCGCAGACGCGCCTCTGCCAGATCGCGCACGCCCGCATCATGCGTGCGGATGGTTCCCACCAGCGCCACCCGCGCCGGGATGACGTTATGCGCGTGGCTGGACGTATCCACCCCGCACACGGACAGCACGATGTTCTGCGTCGGATCGGTGTTGCGCGACGCGACCGATTGCAGCGCCACGATCAGGTGGCTGGCCACCAGCACCGGGTCGATGGTCCGGTCCGGTTTCGCGGCATGCCCGCCCTTGCCTTCGACCACCAGCCGGAACTCATCCACTGCCGCATAGAACGCGCCCGCGCGGATGTTGAACTCGCCCAGCGGGTGGCCGGGGCGGTTGTGCAGGCCGTAGACCTCGGTAATCGCAAAGCGTTCCATCAGCCCCGCCTCGCACATCACCTTGGCGCCGCCGCCGCCTTCCTCTGCGGGTTGGAAAATGACCGCCACGGTGCCGTCAAAGGCGCGCGTTTCGCACAGGTATTCGGCAGCGGCCAGAAGCATCACCATATGCCCGTCATGGCCGCAGCCATGCATCCGCCCCGGCACGGTGCTGGCATAGGGCAGGCCCGTCGCCTCGTTCATTGGCAGCGCATCCATATCGGCGCGCAGGCCAATGCAGCGGCCCGGCCCGTGGCGCCCATGGATCAGCCCCACAACGCCAGTCAGGGCTATGCCCTCCTCTACCGTATCGCAACCAAAGCTACGCAGCTTGTCGGCCACGACCGCAGCCGTGCGGTGGCAGTCGAACCCCAATTCGGGATGGGCGTGAAAATCGCGCCGCCAAGCTGTGTGGTCGGGCAGGCGCGCGGCGAAACGGTTGCGGAGGGGCATGGCGGTTCCTGTCACGAAAACTGCACATAGGCTATGCCGCGCCGCACGGGCCTGCAAGCGTGCGAAAGCGGTTTCCCCCGGTGCGCGCTTTGGGCTAGGGTCGCGGCCATGAACGCGCCCATGACCCTGCCCGCCCTTTCCGATGACCAGTCCCAAGCATGGGACCGGGTATCTCATGCGCTTGAAGCGGCCGGGATCGACCTTGATACCGGGCAGACCGGCCCCATGCCAGAGGGGCGCGGCACGGTGCTGGCCATTACCGGCAAGGCGGGGTCGGGCAAGACGCTGCTTTTGGCGGGGCTGACCAAGGCGCTGGTGGCCGCAGGGGTCGAGATCGTCTCTGGCGAGTATGAACCCCGCAAGCGCCGCGACCGCCGTTCGCTGGCCGTGCTGGCCCCCACCAACAAGGCGGCCTCTGTCCTGCGCGGGCGCGGTGTGCCTGCGACCACCTTGCACCGCATTCTTTATTCCCCGGTCTATGACCCGGAATATGAAAAGATCGCCGAATGGCTGGCAGGCCAAGCCTCGCGCCCCACGGTCGAAGGGCTGGATGAAGCCGCGCTGGATCGCGCTGCGAATTTCTACGCCCAAACCCCGTCCATTCCGGGGGCGCTGGCGGCGGCGGGCCTGCGCGGGTCCGATTTCATCACCGGCTGGAAGCGGCGGGATGACCCGCTTGACATCGGCTTTGTCGATGAAAGCTCCATGCTTGATGCGCGCCAACTGGATGACCTGAAAGAGCTGTTCGGCACTCTGGTGCTGTTTGGCGATCCGGCGCAGCTTGCCCCGGTGGGCGGCGGTGGCGACATGGTTTTCGACCATTTGCCAAGCCCGCAGAAAATGCACCTTGCGCGCATCCACCGGCAGGCTGCCGACAACCCGATCTTGGATCTGGCCCATGCGCTGGCCGATCCCGACCTGTCGTTTGAGCAGTTCGAAGAACGCATCGCCGAAGCCGCCCGCGCCGATGACCGCGTGCTTATGGCCGAGCGCGTGGACAGCGACCTCATGGCGCGCAGCCCCGTGCTGGTGTGGCGCAACGCCACCCGGTTGCGGCTGATCCACGCGTTCCGCGCCGCCCATGGCGCGCCCGAAGATTCGCTTTTGCCGGGCGAACCGCTGATCTGCGACGGGCTGGAACTGCCGCTGAAGCACCGCGCCAAACGCATCGACCTTGAAGCGCGCGGGCTGATCAAGGGCGCGCAGGTGGTCTATCTGGGACCGGGTCGCAAACCCGGCTTTTCACGCCTGCATATTTTCGGCGCGCCCGATCCGCAGATTTCCGTGGCCTCGATCGTCAAGATCGAAAAAGACCCGAATGAAGACCCGTTCATTCCCTTCGCCGCCGCAATGGGCGCAGCCTTCGTGC
This genomic window from Roseibaca calidilacus contains:
- a CDS encoding ATP-dependent DNA helicase; its protein translation is MNAPMTLPALSDDQSQAWDRVSHALEAAGIDLDTGQTGPMPEGRGTVLAITGKAGSGKTLLLAGLTKALVAAGVEIVSGEYEPRKRRDRRSLAVLAPTNKAASVLRGRGVPATTLHRILYSPVYDPEYEKIAEWLAGQASRPTVEGLDEAALDRAANFYAQTPSIPGALAAAGLRGSDFITGWKRRDDPLDIGFVDESSMLDARQLDDLKELFGTLVLFGDPAQLAPVGGGGDMVFDHLPSPQKMHLARIHRQAADNPILDLAHALADPDLSFEQFEERIAEAARADDRVLMAERVDSDLMARSPVLVWRNATRLRLIHAFRAAHGAPEDSLLPGEPLICDGLELPLKHRAKRIDLEARGLIKGAQVVYLGPGRKPGFSRLHIFGAPDPQISVASIVKIEKDPNEDPFIPFAAAMGAAFVHGAACTIHKAQGSQWPDVQIFAPDLYAAARAGRTEGGIALWKRLAYVAITRAETRLHWVIRNRLARPKTDLSTEDLGQDPAPLALQGE
- a CDS encoding M20 aminoacylase family protein, coding for MPLRNRFAARLPDHTAWRRDFHAHPELGFDCHRTAAVVADKLRSFGCDTVEEGIALTGVVGLIHGRHGPGRCIGLRADMDALPMNEATGLPYASTVPGRMHGCGHDGHMVMLLAAAEYLCETRAFDGTVAVIFQPAEEGGGGAKVMCEAGLMERFAITEVYGLHNRPGHPLGEFNIRAGAFYAAVDEFRLVVEGKGGHAAKPDRTIDPVLVASHLIVALQSVASRNTDPTQNIVLSVCGVDTSSHAHNVIPARVALVGTIRTHDAGVRDLAEARLRALAEGTAQAFGAVAEVEFLRGYPVMVNHAEHTEYARAAALDVSGQCVEAGFNMGGEDFAYMLQDRPGAYIVLGAGDGPGLHHPQYDFNDEVIPYGASWYVGVVEERLG
- a CDS encoding TAXI family TRAP transporter solute-binding subunit, producing the protein MTKHLTAGVFAFSTALGGAAMAQDQTFISIGTGAVTGVYYPAGGAICRLVNRDRAEHGIRCGVESTGGSIFNINAIRSGELEFGVAQSDWQFHAANGSSSFEENGAFEDLRAVFSLHPEPFTVVARADAGITNFDDLAGKRVNIGNPGSGQRGTMDVVMEAMGWTVDTFAQATELPPAEQSLALCDNNVDAIVYTVGHPSGAIQEATTACDTVLVNVDNDAIRGLVEENSYYRMATIPGGMYRGNEEDVTTFGVGATFVSSTAVSDDVMYNVVKAIFENLDQFKALHPALDILDAQTMVTDGNSAPIHDGAARYYREAGLMD